Proteins from a genomic interval of Lysobacter stagni:
- a CDS encoding DUF3224 domain-containing protein: MAQVKGEFDVKRTPEGGFDLGGGSVTGHFRFDKQFHGALDASSIVHMLAVGTAVEGSAAYVAIERISGTLDGLSGSFLTQHNGTLDRGAPTLSVTVVPDSGTDDLQGLSGRMTIDIVEGKHFYSFDYEIAE, translated from the coding sequence ATGGCACAGGTCAAGGGCGAGTTCGACGTCAAACGCACGCCGGAAGGCGGCTTCGACCTGGGCGGAGGGTCTGTCACCGGGCACTTCCGGTTCGACAAGCAGTTCCATGGCGCGCTGGACGCCAGCAGCATCGTGCACATGCTGGCCGTGGGTACCGCGGTGGAAGGCTCGGCGGCCTATGTCGCCATCGAACGTATCAGCGGCACGCTCGATGGGCTCAGCGGCAGTTTCCTCACCCAGCACAACGGCACGCTGGACCGTGGCGCGCCCACGCTCTCGGTCACGGTGGTGCCCGACTCCGGCACCGATGACCTGCAGGGCCTCAGCGGCCGCATGACCATCGACATCGTCGAAGGCAAGCATTTCTACTCGTTCGATTACGAGATCGCCGAGTAG
- a CDS encoding histidine phosphatase family protein: MRILLARHGETPWNAEGRYQGQEDIPLSPVGIAQARALGERLREVSITRAVASPLGRARQTAEFALGERDLPLTLDPGLMEIAHGTWEGLLASEIRERDGERLQAWRDTPHEVLMPEGESLQHVFDRAWPAFARAAEGLGDSDTLLVVAHDAVNRVLLCHVLGIPFAKLWTFRQAPTTINLLEGPDVDHLDVVRLNDCSHHTAFFGEAVHRAL, translated from the coding sequence ATGCGCATTCTCCTCGCCCGCCACGGCGAAACACCCTGGAACGCCGAAGGCCGCTATCAGGGCCAGGAAGACATCCCGCTCTCGCCGGTCGGCATCGCCCAGGCGCGCGCGCTGGGCGAACGGCTGCGCGAGGTATCGATCACCCGCGCCGTGGCCTCGCCGCTGGGGCGTGCGCGGCAGACGGCCGAGTTCGCCCTTGGCGAGCGCGACCTGCCGCTGACGCTGGACCCGGGCCTGATGGAAATCGCCCACGGCACGTGGGAAGGGCTGCTGGCCAGCGAGATCCGCGAACGCGATGGCGAACGCCTGCAGGCCTGGCGCGACACGCCGCACGAAGTGCTGATGCCCGAAGGCGAGTCGCTGCAGCACGTGTTCGACCGCGCATGGCCCGCGTTCGCACGCGCCGCCGAAGGGCTGGGCGACAGCGACACGTTGCTGGTCGTCGCCCATGACGCAGTCAACCGCGTGCTGCTGTGCCACGTGCTGGGCATTCCGTTCGCGAAACTGTGGACCTTCCGCCAAGCGCCGACCACGATCAACCTGCTCGAGGGTCCCGACGTCGATCACCTCGACGTGGTGCGCCTGAACGACTGCAGCCACCACACCGCGTTCTTCGGCGAGGCGGTGCATCGCGCGTTGTAA
- a CDS encoding LysR substrate-binding domain-containing protein has product MVSDRRFPSLSAIRAFEAAARLGSFSKAAHELDTTAASVSYHVRRLEQQIGVTLFLRHPNHVLLTRSGDIVAREAINAFAALRASFVQAAEVNETHLSLTTLPTLATSWLTPRLGRFRASHPEIALELDLSAAAEDLNGGRYDAAIRNGHGRWPGLHTVELLPSLFMPLCAPSLRASATDIGRDPHQPLPVPLLGRPDWWSLWYRALGFDGTIPPGRFGMQLSAEYLDIAAAVAGQGVAIGSPILFRDELDAGRLVPAHDLVVSDGRAFWFTYPAARHDSRKIVSFRDWVSAEAARDRDAARAFIRRTIVVEP; this is encoded by the coding sequence ATGGTCAGCGACCGCCGATTCCCTTCGCTGTCGGCCATCCGGGCCTTCGAGGCCGCCGCCCGGCTGGGCAGCTTTTCGAAGGCCGCGCACGAGCTGGACACCACGGCGGCCTCGGTGAGCTACCACGTGCGCCGCCTGGAGCAGCAGATCGGCGTCACCCTGTTCCTGCGCCACCCCAACCACGTCCTGCTGACCCGCTCCGGCGACATCGTCGCGCGCGAAGCCATCAACGCCTTCGCCGCGCTGCGCGCGAGCTTCGTGCAGGCAGCCGAAGTCAACGAAACCCATCTGTCGCTGACCACGCTGCCCACGCTGGCCACCAGCTGGCTGACGCCACGACTGGGACGATTCCGCGCGAGTCATCCCGAGATCGCGCTCGAACTGGACCTGTCGGCCGCGGCGGAAGACCTCAACGGCGGTCGCTACGACGCAGCCATCCGCAATGGCCATGGCCGCTGGCCGGGCCTGCATACGGTCGAACTGCTGCCAAGTCTGTTCATGCCGCTGTGCGCGCCGTCGCTGCGCGCCTCGGCGACGGACATCGGCCGCGATCCGCACCAACCTTTGCCGGTGCCGTTGCTGGGGCGACCGGACTGGTGGTCGCTGTGGTATCGCGCGCTGGGTTTCGACGGCACGATTCCGCCCGGCCGGTTCGGCATGCAGCTGTCCGCCGAATACCTGGACATCGCGGCCGCCGTCGCGGGACAGGGCGTCGCGATCGGCTCACCCATCCTGTTCCGCGACGAACTGGATGCCGGCCGGCTGGTGCCGGCGCACGACCTGGTCGTGAGCGACGGTCGCGCGTTCTGGTTCACCTACCCTGCGGCACGGCATGACAGCCGCAAGATCGTCAGCTTCCGCGACTGGGTGAGCGCGGAAGCCGCGCGCGATCGCGATGCCGCGCGCGCCTTCATCCGTCGCACCATCGTCGTGGAGCCATGA